The window AGAAAGATCAAGGCGCTATAAGAAACCCTTATGTTTAAATTCTGAGGTGAACAGGTCGAAGTAGATATTAGAAAGCAAATATGAAGAAACACAGAAGAAGAATAAGATCCTCTCAGATCCAAACGGAGGTGGttcctcgatcaggattagagatGAAATTCATAACAAATCCATGCAAATTTGACCCGCAAAACAAGAACATCAAAGGATTTATCATGGGAAGACAAACCTCAGCCTTGATCTGCCCCAGGGTTGCTCATAGGCCCATCGATACCGATTCAGTATCTCATTTTCAGAATACTTCACCCCGTATTTCTCCCCGATCTGTCTGTATATCTGAAACAAAGCAAAGAGGTGGATAAAGATGAAGGCCATTGCAAGTAAAACAGAACAATCTGTCTGTCGTTTCCATATAGAACTAAAGCACAATGAAACAGAGTTCCAAATCCAAATCCCAACAAAACAAGATCATATATCAATTAAAAAAGGGAACTTTTGGAAGTTTATGAAGATTTTGTAGTCTCCCTTCCCATGTGGAAGAGAGAAGAGCCAAACCTGAGCCATGGGCTGGGAGGGAGCAACGAGGGTGCCGACGGCGTCCACGAGAAGGGCCTTATGCGTGATCTCCCCGTACAAGGACCTCCGGTACTCGAGGTACTCGATTGCTCCGGCCAAATCCCAGCCTTGGCGGCCGGGTAACCGTCTCAGACCGCCTGGGATCCCGCCCTCCACCTCCACCGCCGCGGCCGCACCCGTGGAGTATTCCTGGCGGCGGCTATCGTCCTTGCGCCCAGAGGAGTGGAGATTCCGGCATGAAGATAAGGAAGTGGGCGAGGGTGCGGCTCCGCCTCGAACCCTCGCGCAAATTGCGACCGCCACCGTGAGGGAACCCTTGGTAGCCCTAGCCATCTTCCCtccactctcctcctcctccttcgccaACAACTTGTTCCCGCCCTCTGCCGCTGTTCTGCACCGCTCTGCTCGTCCTCTCCGCTCTCATCACAAGGAGAGGCCGCTCACTTTCTTCGGTTCAACGGAGAGAGAAAGAAGGGGGGTAGTGTTTTTATGCATACATATCATTCATATTGAAGTAAAACGAAtcctttttattttcctttttcccGCTTTTTCTAATTTTACCCAAATAAATTTATCTTCAAATAAATTTACATACATATCATTTATATGTATATCATTTATTTCCTCAAATAAATTTATGTTTTTAATAATACAAAATAATATTCCTCAAACCATAATCAGAGCTTCTTTTGacccccccaaaaaaaagaaaagaaagaaaatagtgcaaaaaattcaaaaaaaatgaagctaaaaaaaCATCAAATGCTAAGAAATTCTAAAtaaattttagaattataatatatttaaagaaaatatttctaaaaataCAAGTATCACCACAAAACTCGAACGCCACAAAGATTCACATGCCTTTTTAAGAcagtaattaaataataataattcattattttaaatattaaatttatccTTTTTCCCATTGGATGCTCGCTAAATCTAAAGAAATCGTCGAGTTCGTGTGGCTTCATTttccaaaaaattaaaattaatattctTTTAATCTTTTCCTATTAAAGATGGCCATATGCTTTTTTATCTTGCGGTGGATAATATGCGCAATTACggcagaaattataaataaatgatTAATTAATCTTTCTAgagaaaatactaaaaatattttcttcgccGAGAAGGGAATCTGCCACGTAGATAAATTAGATATCGACTCACAACGGTACAACGGCGTTAACCGCAGCACATCCAAATAACGTAGATTTCATGCATTAAATCTCCACTTAGTTCTGACGGTTTCCAAAGTCCTCATATCTCATGTAGATTTCAGATGAACGCTTTCGATCTCTTATTGTTTCCGCGCCTCTAATCCGTCGTGATCTAACATCTCGATAATCTCTACAAATCAATCCcttagatctctctctctctctctctctctctctctctctctctccctcggtGATTAGCAGCCCTGCGTTGATTCCATGCTTCAGATAACTGTCGGAGTGGGGCCGGTGGAACGGGCGCCACTCACCATTCCGTGGCCTCCAACGAAGCGCCGGTCGATGTACGCTTGTTCGCAGAATCCAACGCCGCCAACTTGTGGCTACCGTAGAGtccagaggaaggaggaggaggtagcGACCGCAACTACAGCTGATTTGTGGTGGCTGTgagaaggcggaggaggaggtccCAACTCAGGTATCTTTTGCTTGCTCCGTGCTGTTTCTTCTCGCAGCGACGTCTTCTCGGGGACCGGAGAGTTGCAGTCGAATGTGTGGAGTAGAAACCGAGCCTTTTGATGCCGCCACTTGGCTTGGATTTGTGGTGGAAGGCTTTTGTTTATGGATGCCCACAGCAGGTGGGAAGATTGACAGCGAGagggaacgagagagagagagagagagtctttgtTCGTATCGTCTCCGTTGTGCCATTCGATAATGACATCCCCATGGAAGAATGATCTACATCGGTAAAATGCTGTCCTATCCTCTTCGTCTTTCGATGTACATCAGTAAACTCGACCATCGGAGAGAAGGTCGAGTTTGAATCCGTTTATGTTTCCCTTGGTTTGAAGGGCCGACATGGAGGCATATCACCACAGCCGATGCATTAGATTCCAGTCATGTTATGTCGCATCAATGTTCTTGTGGACCAATCACTATCATCATCAGCATCCACGGAATTCAACTCATATTACGGTCATAACATGCATCATCCACCACAAATATTGTGTGTTCTCGTTTTGGTATTTGGATCCGCAACAGTGCTTATTTCTTGTTAGGGAAAAGTCATCTCCTAAAGGCTTAATTCGATAGTAATCTTCAACACTTTACTTATCATTACTTTAAAAGCCTCTGCCACATGAGTCATTAGATCTTTAAAGAATCTTGGCTATCCTCAACAAAATCTTTCGTCTTCGCTTATTTCTGATCTCGATTTGGTGTTTTGAATCGACCATCACAGGCGGATTCCGTCAGATTTTTGGTGCCACCAAGTTATCGTAGGATCCTTCTGGAAACACAACTCACATCCAACGGGCAAAACTTACCTCGTCAACATCTTTCATTTAATTATTTGACCAAAAACAATTTAAGATAGAGGTTGAAGACGCATTCACTTACTATAAGATACGTGCGGGAGTTGGATTCGACTATACGTAGATGCGTTGACATATTCCCAGCTTTATCAGTGCGTGTGGAGTTGACAAACTTGCATCCTCGGTCGCCGCTGACCACCGACCCACTTGGATCCCAAAGCTGACCGGTCCAAGTCATCCACCCACCAACTCATCCCCATAAAACCCACCAACGGCGACGCTGCAACCGCGCACAGATCCGTAATGGCCAGAGCATTCCTGACCTGCTTCAGCCACAGCTCCCGCGACCTCGTCAAGCTGGTCCTCTGGGGCGGCGACACCAGGCTCTTGCCGGAGACGCTGCACGCCGGCGAGCTCATGATCCGCTTCCCGGGCCGCATCGTCTGCCACGCAAACTCCTTCTATATCGGCCTCCCCCTCCCGGTTCTCTCCGCCGACGACGAGCTCCTCCCCGGCCAGACCTACTTCCTCCTCCCCCTCGACCGGTTCCGGCCCAACCAGGCTCTGACGGCCGCGACGCTGGCGTCGCTGTCTCCGTCGCCGACGAAGGTGTCGCTGGCCGGGGACGGGCAGTGTCCGTTCGCGTACGTGAAGGGCGGGGACGGGAGGAAGCTCATCAAGGTGGCCCCGGAGTTCATAGCCAGGGTCATCTCCTCGGGCGAAGATGGGAGAAAGAGCGGCGCCGGCGATGGTGGGACGTTATGTAGCACGCCCGAGTTGCAGAAGCACTACGCACAGCTCGTGGGGCGCAGGGGGCGGCCGTGGTCGCCGGCGCTGGAGACGATATCGGAGAGCAAGAGTAGGAGACCATCCAAAGTTAGGTTATCGCCAGCGAGGCTGTTGAGATTCGAGAAGAGATCGAGCTAAGCTTCCGTTTCACTCCTCTGCGAGTCGCAGTGGAGATTAGAAGGACAGCGAGCACACAAATTACAATGACTTCGAATTGTGAATGTAAAATATCAGAGAAAAGACCGTAAATTATGTGTACGAGCAAATGGATCGAGTTGTGCTTTGCATGCGTTGTGGTGCGTACATATTTTGAGCTCGTGGCGGCGTTGCGGTGGTTGGAGCTGTGGTGTACTTGGCATTCGAAGTTACAGAGACGAGAATGGGAGACCGAGTCATATGGTCATACAAGCTTAGCTGGCTATACTTCGTTGGCGTTAACAAGATGCTGTGTTGACTATGATCATCGCAAAAGAGGCCTATGGAGATGCTTCTACGAGCTGTTTACAGCGTCATCCAAACCCATAGTTCACCAAGTTTTATGTTGACCTTAAATGACTTCATCAATGATTCTTAGTGGCAGTTGCCATAATTGACTCGGAACATAGAATTAGTAGAAAAATCGTATAGACATATTCTCATTATTGATATTAtgatcaaaatatataaaataattattactaGAAACATGACTTCCTAGTAGACTCAACCATGTAATCGACCCTAAATTGTTCCAGCTTATATTTATTGTATATATCACGTGATATATTCAGCTTGTTCATATACTACACAGAATAAGCTTCTCACATCAGAAGATGGTCTAGTCACTCATAAATTAGTGAAGCCAAAATAAATCCATAAACAAATGTCAAAATCCACGATATTAAAATTTAGAAGCATTTTTAACAATAATGTGGCAAATTTTATGAGCTAATACTTCTACAAAATGATCAGATAGCGGATAACAAACTCAAGTCTGAAACAAATAAAGGCTCCTAGAATTGGAATACCGCAAATGCATATTGCTCATTCCTCGTCATCCTCGTCACCGTCGCCACCGGCTGCCTTCTTTGCTGCAGCCTTTTGATTCTTTCTCTTCACCCTCCCGGGGCGCCCACCACCAAATGGACTTGTGAGAGAGAAGTCGATGTGCTTTGCAGAGTCCACCCTCACCATGAACGACGGGATGTTAACCACTTGCCTCCCGACTCTGCAAGGATGGTCGAGAGAGGTGCATAGACCAGTAAGTTAATTGCAGAAACAATAGGAGAAGGCAAGTCTAGAAACCAGCCTCTAACATTGCAGATGGTGCCTTTGACCACTTTGAGATTAAACCCTAACATCAAAGAATTGGACAAAAGGGCAAATCACAATGTCCATTAACACTCATCCAGTGCGCTGGCTGTCATTCAAATTAGAAGGTTCGATCAACTTCCAGATTTCCGAGCATCTCCATCTTACCATACAGCATACATCAATACAACACATTCATCCACTGGACCAGCTACCCTCTGCAAACCTTCAGAAATCCCCCTCTATCCTATATTTTCCTTGAAAGACATCTGAATAAACCTAAAGCAGGATGACATCAAGTTGATACTCATGAGACTTTGTCAATATTTTGCtgaggcttctaaactctaaattGTACAACACATCTTAACAATGGGCATGACTTGAACAGAGATGACGGTAAGACATGCATAAACTAACATCAAGAAATTATAATATTCTTCCGTGTTGCAACACAACATCAGcattcaattttaattttttaggcATACTATATAAATCGATACCACAATTTCATGATTACACAAACTGCCCTTTATATGTTTCTAGGCAATCCGTCTCTTGCTTAAATTTTCTTGCAAGGCATTGGGCATCAACACAATGATGTCAAGTTGATAGTCGTGACTCCAAACGTTATCAATTTTCTGCTAAACCTTCCAAACTTTTGCTTCGACTTGACAGTTTAACTAGGGACATGTTTGCACAACAATGATGATGACACTTTCACGGACTACCTCATGAATCCATAGTATTCATCGACATCATTACACAAAGCACCACTACAGCTTTGGTTCTTTAGTCCACCAATGATTAACTAGCATCTAATCCATGGTGAACAAGGGACTAGGGAGAACCTATAATTGTCAGCCAATTGGGTCTCAGGTTAATTATAAACTTCTTTTCTCACTCATAAGAACAGAATAGATGCTAATGCGACAATTTCTGACTAGCAACAATCAAACTAAATAGATATAAAGATGACAAAATAAGTATCGTAACGTGCTGCAGGAAAGCATACCACAGGAGTCCTAAAGTTCCAACACTCACAACCGGAGAACAAGCAATCTGTGTCAAAAAGCCTATTTTGGCGGTTATGATTCGAATTGGTCCTCAAACAATATTGCTATAGGGCTATTAAACTTAAGCACCACTAAAGGGAGTTTAGGCAAGCTGGTAAAAGACAGACATACATACATCTAGATGATGCAGTGTCTATTAGTGACTGCATAGATCCCATCTCACATGACTGCTAATAACAACTACAAGTTTTTTGTAACATGCCCAAATATCTCATCAAACGCAATACGATTAATTTAATCCAGCATTCCGAAGACAACATATTGTTGGTTATCGGCAAGCATAGGTCAATATaatcatgttaaaaaaaaatcatgaatcatgataGGTCATAGACAGACCAGCAAATATGTATGGAAATGGTTTTGGTTACTGCCTCAAATAACGTATATACCTGATGTGGCGCTGCCTGATCAGGACTCTGGCATGGTGGATGGACTTCGCCATCCCCGACTTGAAGACAAGAGTCTGCAGACGGCGCTCCAGGAAGTTCTCTACTGTGAGAGCCAGGACGTAATCGAGCTTGTTCTGGCCTTCCTCGAGCAGCCCATAGCGGTTCATCCGGCGGAGGAGGGCCTCTCCCTCAAAAATCCGACGAGGGTTCTTCTCGTCGAGCGTGAGAAGATCCCTTGCAGCATTACGAATTCGGCTCAGCGCGTACTGGACCCTCCAGAGCTCCCGCTTGCAGCGGAGCCCATACTCACCCACCAGCTTCAGCTCCGCATCGAGCCGCTCCTTCTCGTAGGGACGACGGGGCTTCTTAAAAGTCTTCCCATCTGCAAAGACCCCAATTTAGCCAGGGTTAGCAGATCCAATTCATAATCACGCTACCATAATAAGAATTGTACATCGTAAAATCCAAATCAATTTTGAGAAAAGAAACGAACTCAGGGTGGCAATAATCATCAGGTAAACCATAAACCCTAGAAAGAATTGCATCCATTTGAGGACCGAACAACAAGAAAGTTAAGGATCGATAAATTTTTCGAAGATCAAGGGACTCCAGGGCGAAAAAGGACAAGTACGACatacaattcctgtagaaactgacGTGAACCATGGTTGGTTCCCCTCCAGAGCCGCCTCTGGCGCTCGATCGATTCAAAGATATCCGGAGGGAGGCGGCGATGGCCCTTATATGTAAAATTCCACAACCCTAACCCTAAGCGCGGGACGACACATACGGGTCTCTGATCCGCAACCGCTCGTTTCGGGTTTTGGGCCTTTTGGGCCTGCGAGCTGAATATTTGCATCTAAGCCCTCGAACTATTTATATTCTCAAATACGGTACACCAAAGACGATGCTTGCGTACTTCAAATATCTACTCACATACACATCAGTCCTTTTTattttcactatatatatatatatatatatatatatatatatatatatatatatatatatatatatatatatatatatatatatatatatatatatatatatatatatatatatatatatatatatatatatatgttgaatctcggattttgatgatataatcaattgatgggttaattgatctaatccatattattgagttaagtgtgtaggattaactacgataaccagaaaacataaagcaaggatactggagtcaagttcgatggacgtttaagagtccgaagaatcgtcggagatgctgccggaaccaaccgagaagaaatcgggaacctgtcggaattttcggaagttcgccgaagagattatcggaggttcacggagatcaccgagaaggctcggctactcgttaaagtcatcacaagttcgggagcttgatgggagtccgtcggaagaagtttgtcggaaagctcgccggaacaagactcgacgttcgcggtagaaaacttgcttaggatgtgttttgttatgtagttcacttgtaattaggattaagattaagagataatcctatgtcttggttaggggccaactgggcccaaagacagatttggtttgggctaaaatcaagccaaatcagcgaaccggagagccaggcgatggcaccgcctggctgggtggtgacaccgcccagcacccgagagctgggcggttgcaccgtccagcacccgagcgctgggcggtggcaccgcttggctgggcggtggcaccgccagcatcgggaacctaagagaattcaaatttttggagcccaaatttgaatcctcttgaggccttaaatacccctcaagtctcagctgagaacacaactctttaagcagcaagtgattgagagaaaagtcttagaagagtctttgcctttcttgttttcaatttgctagagagttctcctccttctttcttgctgaaaatttgtaagaggttgaactgcttgtaaaaggttgtaagaggggtatttgcccttccatttcaagagatttgctagtggaaggtgggagcctcatcgaagaggggcctcgcaagtggatgtaggtcatttgaccgaaccactctaaaatcgacgtaatctctggtttgtatttcattattgctagttacattactgcaaaccttcttacatgctttagttccttattacctttgctgcgcaactttaagaatacgctttcaagttaagcttttcaagttccgttcttatcgtacgaaagatttttctaaaaccgagttttaatccgctgcactaattcacccccccccccctcttagtgccgctccgatcctaacaagtggtatcagagcaaggttatctctcatatttggtttaatacccaagatatatggcttactccggtatgcaagagggccattctattgcacaaccacctttgtttaatgggtcggattacacatattggaagactcgcatgaggatcttcctcatttctatggactttgagctttggtctattgtcgagaatgaatttcaaaaatcttctcttccgatgagcgaatggaatgaatcggagaagaaggtttttgctttaaatgcaaaggctatgaatgtcttgttttgtgctttagacaaaaacgaatttaatcgtgtttcaatgtgtgattcggcttttgatatttggagaactcttgaggtcactcatgaaggcactagccgagtgaaagagtccaaaatcaacatccttgtgcactcttacgaacttttccgaatgaaaccaagtgagtccatcggagacatatacacccggtttacggatgtcatcaatggactcaaagctcttggtaaagattttactaactttgaactagtaactaaaatcttaagatccctccctaaaagttgggatccaaaagttacggccattcaagaggccaaagaccttaaagcatttcctcttgaagaactcattgagtctctaatgacctacgaaatgacatgtcaagctcatgacgagctcgagaaacccccttccaaataacaggaaggatatgacactcaaatcacaagaagaccacttgaaaggaacatcaagtgatgaggacagtgacaatgtcattgcacttttgactcaaaaatttaaaaaatatttaagaaagaacaaatttaaaaataatataaaaaaataaatttgaacaaaagaaggaccaagtgatttgctatgaatgcaaaaaactgggacactacaagaacgattgtcctcaagccaaaaagagaacatcaaagaagaaggcgctcaaggcaacatgggatgattcaagcgcgtccgaagaagaggagtccaacaccgagcaagttgctcattacgcgctaatggctttaggagaagaggtatgtgatttatttaatgaagatttatcttttgaagaactctctatcgcttttcatgaattatttgatgaatgtagaactgttagcaagaagttaagtatcttaaagaaagagcatgctttgctacaagataaggttgatagtcttcaaactcctccatgctttaagtgtgagcatttagaagcaataaaaaatgaaaatttgcttaagGAAaccaggattagatatgatccttgcacacaagggtcttcAAATGAAAAAATGATAAGGTTGATAGTCttcaaatgaaaaaaaagtttaaggttggtagtaaaggattagatatgatccttgcacacaagggtcacatcgcaaatagaaatggaattggatttgtaaaaggattacatcaaaatcctaccactttcataaaaggacctacattacatgtttcctcttatatgaaatgcaacttctgttgcaaatccggacatattgcctacaaatgtccatttaggaaaattagttcacaaaaattaatatgggttcctaaatgaactataaaggattcaataataaataacaaagttagtgggccaatttttgaggcacccaaaatcaaatgggtacctaagaatcatcctcttttgtagacaaacccacaagct of the Musa acuminata AAA Group cultivar baxijiao chromosome BXJ3-2, Cavendish_Baxijiao_AAA, whole genome shotgun sequence genome contains:
- the LOC135630832 gene encoding uncharacterized protein LOC135630832, encoding MARAFLTCFSHSSRDLVKLVLWGGDTRLLPETLHAGELMIRFPGRIVCHANSFYIGLPLPVLSADDELLPGQTYFLLPLDRFRPNQALTAATLASLSPSPTKVSLAGDGQCPFAYVKGGDGRKLIKVAPEFIARVISSGEDGRKSGAGDGGTLCSTPELQKHYAQLVGRRGRPWSPALETISESKSRRPSKVRLSPARLLRFEKRSS
- the LOC135630831 gene encoding small ribosomal subunit protein uS4y-like yields the protein MVHVSFYRNYGKTFKKPRRPYEKERLDAELKLVGEYGLRCKRELWRVQYALSRIRNAARDLLTLDEKNPRRIFEGEALLRRMNRYGLLEEGQNKLDYVLALTVENFLERRLQTLVFKSGMAKSIHHARVLIRQRHIRVGRQVVNIPSFMVRVDSAKHIDFSLTSPFGGGRPGRVKRKNQKAAAKKAAGGDGDEDDEE